A window of Saccharomyces paradoxus chromosome XI, complete sequence contains these coding sequences:
- the PIR1 gene encoding beta-1,3-glucan linked protein (O-glycosylated protein required for cell wall stability~similar to YKL164C): MQYKKSLVASALVTTSLAAYAPKDPWSTLTPSATYKGGITDYSSTFGIAVEPIATTASSKAKRAAAISQIGDGQIQATTKTTAAAVSQIGDGQIQATTKTKAAAVSQIGDGQIQATTKTTAAAVSQIGDGQIQATTKTKAAAVSQIGDGQIQATTKTKAAAVSQIGDGQIQATTKTTAAAVSQIGDGQIQATTKTTVAPVSQITDGQIQASTLTSATIIPSPAPAPITNGTDPVTAETCKSSGTLEMNLKGGILTDGKGRIGSIVANRQFQFDGPPPQAGAIYAAGWSITPEGNLAIGDQDTFYQCLSGNFYNLYDEHIGTQCNAVHLQAIDLVNC, encoded by the coding sequence ATGCAATACAAAAAGTCATTAGTCGCCTCCGCCTTAGTTACCACATCTTTAGCTGCCTATGCTCCGAAGGACCCATGGTCCACTTTAACTCCATCAGCTACTTATAAGGGTGGTATAACTGATTATTCTTCTACTTTCGGTATTGCTGTCGAACCAATTGCCACCACTGCTTCCTCCAAGGCTAAGAGAGCCGCCGCTATCTCTCAAATAGGCGATGGTCAAATTCAAGCTACTACCAAAACCACTGCCGCTGCTGTCTCTCAAATTGGTGACGGTCAAATTCAAGCTACCACTAAGACCAAAGCCGCTGCTGTCTCTCAAATAGGCGACGGTCAAATTCAAGCTACTACTAAGACcactgctgctgctgtcTCTCAAATAGGCGACGGTCAAATTCAAGCCACCACTAAGACCAAAGCCGCTGCTGTCTCTCAAATAGGCGACGGTCAAATTCAAGCCACCACTAAGACCAAAGCCGCTGCTGTCTCTCAAATAGGCGACGGTCAAATTCAAGCCACCACTAAAACaactgctgctgctgtcTCTCAAATTGGTGACGGTCAAATCCAAGCCACTACTAAAACCACTGTCGCTCCAGTTTCCCAAATCACTGATGGTCAAATCCAAGCCTCAACTCTAACTTCTGCAACTATTATACCATCTCCAGCTCCAGCTCCAATTACCAATGGTACTGACCCAGTAACTGCTGAAACATGCAAGAGCAGTGGTACCTTAGAAATGAACCTAAAGGGGGGTATCTTGACTGATGGAAAGGGTAGAATCGGTTCTATTGTTGCCAACAGACAGTTCCAATTCGATGGTCCTCCACCACAAGCTGGTGCTATCTATGCTGCTGGTTGGTCCATCACCCCAGAAGGTAACTTGGCTATCGGTGATCAAGACACTTTTTACCAATGTTTGTCAGGTAACTTCTACAACTTATACGACGAGCATATTGGAACCCAATGTAATGCAGTCCACTTACAAGCTATCGATTTGGTTAACTGCTAA
- the KKQ8 gene encoding putative serine/threonine protein kinase KKQ8 (serine/threonine protein kinase with unknown cellular role~similar to YKL168C) has translation MVTQEEKTRHRPVTRRVRSFSESFKCLFKSPHSRGSSPINVTRLPYRSSSTSPKRSSEPPRRSTISAQLDPLNSPVRQRSYTLKCCPPGMPHAFKHTGSGASNSPTRHRSISNREQEIINRLPGNKRSDSSGFQGIESPRSRSSSVSSCDSANGTTSSSDSQWAMDSLLDDSDDDITPYRGSKKDILKSKEWAPYNSINNYNKEALRRATSYPSPLPPKQLYNKGLYTRRSHPDEESLESLPRFAGADVKCIIEQDGFKVYEDGSHEHNIKLSGVIAKLEKGNSLPIHRQGSLSRPKLGITLSGLFKHHRDECDIENALSLLPNVEKSETNHEKRISQSPADGNGSSTMPEGEDYLKIVNPDASLGSDELMLINSLSSKIHKSLQIYLQEKNLKPAECISEQAPTFQKKYGHPVGLVGAGAYGEVKLCARLRNEKDSPPFETYHDSKYIYYAVKELKPKADSDLEKFCTKITSEFIIGHSLSHYHKNGKKPAPNILNVFDILEDSYSFIEVMEFCPAGDLYGMLVGKSKLKGQLHPLEADCFMKQLLHGVKFMHDHGIAHCDLKPENILFYPHGLLKICDFGTSSVFQTAWERRVHTQKGVIGSEPYVAPEEFVSGEYYDPRLTDCWSCGVVYITMILGHYLWKVASREKDMSYNEFYKEMKRKKQFKAFEELKHVNSELATTRKIALYRIFQWEPRKRISVDKLLDMQWMKRTNCCLIYDST, from the coding sequence ATGGTGACGCAAGAGGAGAAAACGCGCCACAGACCCGTAACAAGAAGAGTCAGGTCATTTTCCGAGTCTTTCAAATGCCTTTTCAAGTCACCTCATTCAAGAGGCTCAAGTCCTATTAATGTCACCCGACTTCCTTATCGGTCGTCGTCTACTTCACCCAAGAGAAGCTCTGAGCCACCAAGACGATCAACTATATCTGCACAATTAGATCCATTGAACTCTCCAGTGCGGCAGCGTAGTTATACATTGAAATGTTGCCCCCCGGGAATGCCACACGCATTTAAACACACAGGAAGTGGTGCTAGTAATAGCCCAACCAGACATCGTTCTATATCCAACAGAGAGCAAGAAATTATTAACAGATTACcaggaaacaaaagatcGGATTCTAGTGGTTTTCAAGGCATAGAAAGTCCACGTTCAAGAAGCTCATCCGTTTCGTCATGTGACAGTGCAAATGGAACGACAAGTTCATCAGACAGTCAATGGGCCATGGATTCTTTGTTGGACGACTCAGATGATGACATTACACCGTATCGCGgctcaaaaaaagatatacTTAAGAGCAAAGAGTGGGCGCCGTATAATTCCATAAATAACTACAATAAGGAAGCTTTACGCAGGGCAACTTCGTATCCAAGCCCTCTCCCCCCTAAGCAACTTTATAACAAAGGGTTATACACCAGGAGATCACATCcagatgaagaaagtttAGAGAGCTTACCTCGGTTTGCAGGAGCGGATGTCAAATGTATAATTGAGCAAGATGGCTTCAAGGTTTATGAAGACGGAAGTCATGAAcataatataaaattatCGGGTGTAATTGCAAAACTGGAGAAAGGTAACTCTTTGCCGATACATCGACAGGGATCATTATCCAGACCAAAATTAGGTATTACTCTGTCTGGTCTATTTAAACATCATAGAGATGAATGCGATATTGAAAACGCATTATCTCTTTTGCCAAACGTAGAAAAATCTGAAACAAACCATGAGAAAAGAATTAGCCAAAGTCCTGCCGACGGCAATGGCAGCTCGACGATGCCGGAGGGGGAAGATTATCTAAAAATAGTAAATCCTGACGCATCCTTAGGCAGTGATGAGTTGATGTTGATCAATTCGTTGTCAAGCAAAATTCATAAAAGCTTGCAAATTtatttgcaagaaaaaaacctAAAACCGGCTGAGTGCATCAGCGAACAAGCCCCTACCttccaaaaaaagtatGGCCATCCTGTTGGACTGGTTGGTGCAGGAGCCTATGGTGAAGTTAAATTGTGCGCTAGACttagaaatgaaaaagactCTCCCCCATTTGAGACATATCATGATAgcaaatatatatactatgCTGTGAAAGAGTTGAAACCCAAAGCAGACAGTGACCTAGAGAAGTTCTGCACAAAAATTACCTCTGAGTTTATTATCGGGCATTCATTGAGCCACTACCataaaaatggcaaaaaaCCAGCACCTAATATTCTGAACGTATTTGATATCCTGGAAGATAGTTATTCGTTCATTGAAGTCATGGAATTTTGCCCTGCCGGTGACCTTTACGGTATGCTAGTCGGTAAGTCGAAATTAAAAGGCCAATTACATCCGTTAGAAGCCGACTGTTTCATGAAGCAACTGCTTCACGGTGTTAAGTTTATGCATGATCATGGTATCGCTCACTGTGATTTAAAAcctgaaaatattctcttttatCCACATGGtctattgaaaatatgtGATTTCGGTACAAGTTCTGTTTTCCAAACCGCCTGGGAGAGAAGAGTTCACACTCAAAAAGGTGTAATTGGATCAGAACCATACGTAGCTCCGGAAGAGTTTGTCAGTGGAGAATATTACGATCCAAGACTGACTGACTGTTGGAGTTGTGGCGTCGTTTATATAACAATGATATTGGGGCATTATCTTTGGAAAGTAGCTTCgagagaaaaagatatGTCTTATAATGAGTTTTACAAGGAAATGAAGCGTAAAAAACAGTTCAAGGCATTCGAAGAATTAAAGCACGTGAACTCAGAATTGGCCACAACTAGAAAAATCGCATTGTATCGCATCTTTCAATGGGAACCTAGAAAAAGGATTTCTGTTGACAAACTTTTAGATATGCAGTGGATGAAACGTACAAATTGCTGCTTAATATATGATTCTACATAA
- the MRP49 gene encoding mitochondrial 54S ribosomal protein mL61 (Mitochondrial ribosomal protein of the large subunit~similar to YKL167C) has product MSKVTQQLKFLNKISATTKLPQILVDPKKYSGLRLTFQTKNHNGHMGARVFWHNYLPTLQFYNPRLKFDVIRIKNEDKQKSVPCKLEILSHEGSIVETIDMRNKMHEDIMNDLLDKIEHVPLPEKEIIRVGSQESTV; this is encoded by the coding sequence ATGTCTAAGGTTACACAGCaactaaaatttttgaataaaattAGCGCCACTACAAAGCTACCGCAGATTCTCGTAGATCCTAAGAAATATTCAGGACTCAGATTGACTTTCCAAACGAAAAACCACAATGGTCATATGGGTGCTAGAGTCTTTTGGCATAACTACCTGCCCACTTTGCAATTCTATAATCCAAGATTGAAATTTGACGTGATAAGGATAAAGAACGAAGACAAGCAAAAAAGTGTTCCGTGCAAACTAGAAATTTTATCTCATGAAGGTTCAATTGTAGAGACTATTGATATGCGCAATAAAATGCACGAAGACATAATGAATGACCTACTTGACAAAATAGAACACGTCCCTCTTCCTGAAAAAGAGATTATAAGAGTTGGATCGCAAGAAAGTACTGTATAA
- the MCD4 gene encoding mannose-ethanolamine phosphotransferase MCD4 (Protein involved in GPI anchor synthesis~similar to YKL165C) has product MWNKTRTTLLAVGVLFHLFYLWSIFDIYFISPLVHGMSPYQSTPTPPAKRLFLIVGDGLRADTTFDKVTHPVTGRTEFLAPFIRSLVVNNATYGISHTRMPTESRPGHVAMIAGFYEDVSAVTKGWKSNPVNFDSFFNQSTHTYSFGSPDILPMFKDGASDPNKVDTWMYDHTFEDFTQSSIELDAYVFRHLDQLFRNSTLNSTLDYEIRQDGNVFFLHLLGCDTAGHSYRPYSAEYYDNVKYIDDQIPILIEKVNKFFADDKTAFIFTADHGMSAFGSHGDGHPNNTRTPLVAWGAGLNKPVHTTFPVSDNYTENWELSNIKRNDVKQADIASLMSYLIGVNYPKNSVGELPIAYIDGKESDKLAALYNNARSILEQYLVKQNEVIDSQFFYKEYFKFLEKSHFHYLEEIETLIQRISEGENYLEQEAITLTEELMQITLEGLHYLTTYNWRFIRTIVTFGFVGWIFFSFIIFLRSFILENVTDDQKASPLTHATFGSVGILLNWILYYQHSPFNFYMYLLFPLYFWSYIFTNRSVLRSGIKEFFKGTSPWKRALITISIISVYEGIVYGFFHRWTFTLITNLLAFYPFICGVRELPANVCWIVTSVLLSTFTLFDAVKIENLNQIHLAGLLIIISAFYALYKIHPNINSYTRGIFTIQISLVAAMLVVTHRSVTSLQLRQGLPRESQVAGWIIFFVSLFVMPILHYRKPNNDYKVRLLIIYLTFAPSFIILTISFESLFYFLFTIYMIQWIEIENKIKEMKTEKDENWLQVLRVSVIGFFLLQVAFFGTGNVASISSFSLESVCRLLPIFDPFLMGALLMLKLIIPYGLLSTCLGILNLKLNIKDYTISSLIISMSDILSLNFFYLLRTEGSWLDIGITISNYCLAILSSLFMLILEVIGHVLLKNVIIQDETKKTQ; this is encoded by the coding sequence ATGTGGAACAAAACCAGAACGACGCTTCTGGCTGTTGGTGTCTTATTTCATTTGTTTTACCTATGGtctatttttgatatttatttcatttcaCCGCTCGTCCATGGTATGAGCCCATATCAAAGTACTCCAACCCCTCCTGCAAAGAGATTGTTTTTAATTGTTGGTGATGGTTTACGTGCGGATACTACTTTTGATAAAGTCACTCACCCAGTGACCGGAAGAACAGAATTTCTGGCACCTTTTATCAGATCTTTAGTTGTAAATAATGCCACATACGGTATTTCACACACCAGAATGCCCACCGAATCCCGTCCTGGTCATGTTGCTATGATTGCTGGGTTTTACGAGGATGTTAGTGCCGTCACAAAAGGTTGGAAGTCAAACCCTGTCAATTTTGACAGTTTTTTCAACCAATCTACTCACACCTATTCATTTGGTTCACCTGACATTTTACCTATGTTCAAAGATGGTGCCTCTGACCCAAACAAAGTTGACACCTGGATGTATGATCACACTTTCGAAGATTTTACGCAATCTTCTATCGAACTAGATGCCTATGTCTTCAGGCATTTAGATCAATTATTCCGCAATTCCACACTAAACTCAACCTTGGATTATGAAATTAGGCAAGACGGTAACGTATTCTTTCTACACCTATTAGGCTGTGATACTGCTGGACATTCTTATAGACCATATTCTGCCGAGTACTATGATAATGTCAAATATATCGACGATCAAATCCCTATCCTTATAGAAAAGgtcaacaaattttttgctgaTGACAAAACTGCGTTTATCTTTACAGCAGATCATGGTATGAGTGCGTTTGGATCACATGGTGATGGTCATCCTAACAACACAAGAACTCCTCTTGTCGCTTGGGGTGCGGGTTTGAATAAACCAGTACATACTACCTTTCCGGTATCCGATAACTATACTGAAAATTGGGAACTTTCGAacattaaaagaaatgacGTCAAACAAGCTGATATTGCTTCTTTAATGTCATACTTGATCGGTGTAAACTATCCTAAAAACTCGGTCGGCGAGTTACCAATAGCATATAttgatggaaaagaaagtgatAAGCTCGCCGCGTTGTACAACAACGCAAGAAGTATTCTAGAGCAGTACTTGGTCAAACAAAATGAGGTTATAGactctcaatttttttacaagGAATACTTCAAGTTTCTCGAAAAGtctcattttcattacttAGAGGAGATAGAAACCCTAATCCAGCGTATATCTGAAGGTGAGAACTATTTGGAACAAGAAGCGATTACACTTACAGAGGAACTAATGCAGATAACGTTGGAGGGTCTGCATTACTTAACAACCTATAATTGGAGATTTATCAGGACTATTGTTACATTCGGGTTTGTTGGgtggatttttttctcttttataatatttttgagGTCATTTATTTTAGAGAATGTCACCGATGACCAAAAAGCGTCACCATTAACCCATGCAACATTTGGTTCCGTAGGAATTTTATTAAATTGGATTTTGTACTACCAACATTCTCCCTTTAACTTTTACAtgtatcttcttttcccaTTATACTTTTGGAGCTATATTTTTACAAATAGATCTGTACTACGTTCAGGTAtcaaggaatttttcaaaggtaCCTCTCCTTGGAAAAGGGCTCTAATTACAATTTCGATTATCTCAGTTTATGAGGGGATTGTATATGGGTTTTTCCATAGATGGACGTTTACACTAATCACAAATTTGTTGGCATTTTATCCATTTATTTGTGGTGTGAGAGAGCTTCCCGCGAATGTATGCTGGATCGTAACTAGCGTTCTTTTATCTACATTTACCTTATTCGACGCTGTTAAAATTGAGAACTTAAACCAAATTCACTTAGCAGGGTTATTAATTATAATCAGTGCCTTCTATGCTCTTTACAAAATACATCCTAACATAAACTCCTATACGCGTGGTATATTCACCATTCAAATTTCCCTGGTAGCAGCTATGTTGGTGGTTACTCATCGTTCTGTTACCTCTTTGCAGCTAAGACAAGGGCTACCAAGAGAATCACAGGTTGCTGGAtggataattttttttgtatctCTTTTCGTGATGCCAATTTTACATTACAGGAAGCCTAACAATGACTACAAAGTGAGGTTATTGATAATTTATTTAACTTTCGCGCCGTCCTTTATCATTTTGACCATATCGTTTGAGTCCCTGTTCTACTTCTTGTTCACTATTTACATGATACAGTGGATTGAAATTGAGAACAAAATTAAGGAAATGAAAACCGAAAAGGACGAGAATTGGTTACAAGTGTTAAGGGTTTCAGTGATAGGGTTCTTTTTACTTCAAGTCGCATTCTTTGGAACCGGTAACGTCGCTTCCatctcttcattttcattagaGTCTGTTTGTAGGTTGCTACCAATTTTTGATCCCTTCCTGATGGGCGCATTATTGATGTTGAAATTGATAATTCCTTATGGGCTGTTATCCACATGTCTAGGCATACTGAATTTAAAATTAAACATCAAAGACTACACAATCTCGTCATTGATCATCTCCATGAGCGATATTTTgtccttgaattttttctatcttttAAGAACGGAGGGATCGTGGTTAGATATTGGCATCACAATTTCTAACTATTGTTTGGCAATTTTATCATCCTTGTTCATGCTCATTTTGGAAGTAATTGGCCATGTGTTGCTAAAAAATGTCATTATACAGGATGAAACCAAGAAAACACAATAG
- the TPK3 gene encoding cAMP-dependent protein kinase catalytic subunit TPK3 (cAMP-dependent protein kinase catalytic subunit~similar to YKL166C), with protein MYVDPMNNNEIRKLSIAAKTETTPDDAGQDIPVNAHSVHEECSSHTPVATNGINSEKLKEEATAGSCLARKPMLQYRDTSGKYSLSDFQILRTLGTGSFGRVHLIRSNHNGRFYALKTLKKHTVVKLKQVEHTNDERRMLSIVSHPFIIRMWGTFQDSQQVFMVMDYIEGGELFSLLRKSQRFPNPVAKFYAAEVCLALEYLHSKDIIYRDLKPENILLDKNGHIKITDFGFAKYVPDVTYTLCGTPDYIAPEVVSTKPYNKSVDWWSFGVLIYEMLAGYTPFYNSNTMKTYENILNAELKFPPFFHPDAQDLLKKLITRDLSERLGNLQNGSEDVKNHPWFNEVIWEKLLARYIETPYEPPIQQGQGDTSQFDRYPEEEFNYGIQGEDPYMDLMKEF; from the coding sequence ATGTATGTTGATCCCATGAACAACAATGAAATCAGGAAACTAAGCATTGCTGCCAAGACGGAGACAACTCCAGATGACGCTGGGCAAGACATTCCTGTAAACGCACATTCGGTGCATGAGGAATGTTCTTCCCATACACCCGTTGCGACAAATGGAATAAATAGCGAAAAgttgaaagaagaagccaCTGCAGGTAGTTGTTTGGCTAGGAAACCCATGCTACAATATAGAGATACCTCAGGAAAGTATTCTTTAAGTGACTTTCAGATTTTGAGAACTTTGGGTACTGGCTCATTTGGAAGAGTTCATCTAATTCGCTCGAATCACAATGGGAGGTTTTACGCTTTAaagacattgaaaaagcatACTGTAGTGAAGCTAAAGCAGGTTGAACACACCAATGACGAACGCCGAATGCTTTCAATTGTTTCACATCCATTCATCATTCGAATGTGGGGGACGTTCCAAGACTCTCAGCAAGTGTTCATGGTGATGGACTACATTGAAGGTGGAGAATTATTTTCGTTGCTGCGCAAATCCCAGAGATTTCCTAACCCAGTAGCAAAATTTTATGCCGCAGAGGTATGCTTAGCTTTGGAATATTTGCATAGTAAGGATATAATATATAGAGATCTGAAACCCGAAAACATCCTTCTAGATAAAAATGGCCATATCAAAATAACTGACTTTGGGTTTGCAAAATATGTTCCCGACGTCACATACACATTATGTGGTACTCCAGATTACATAGCGCCTGAAGTGGTCAGTACCAAGCCGTATAATAAATCAGTGGATTGGTGGAGCTTTGGCGTGCTTATCTATGAAATGCTTGCCGGATATACTCCATTTTACAACTCGAACACCATGAAAACTTACGAAAATATACTGAATGCTGAATTGAAGTTCCCGCCATTTTTCCATCCGGATGCACAGGATTTATTAAAGAAGTTGATTACCAGGGACTTAAGCGAAAGGTTGGGTAACTTACAGAATGGAAGTGAAGATGTCAAGAACCATCCGTGGTTCAACGAAGTGATATGGGAGAAACTGTTAGCCAGATACATAGAAACGCCGTATGAACCACCAATTCAACAGGGCCAAGGTGACACTTCTCAGTTTGACAGATACCCTGAAGAGGAATTCAACTATGGGATTCAAGGGGAAGACCCGTATATGGATctaatgaaagaattttaA